A single window of Laspinema palackyanum D2c DNA harbors:
- a CDS encoding type II toxin-antitoxin system RelE/ParE family toxin, translating into MPNNPEVVNIDLTPEYRNNLKKLAKKYRNIRSDTQVVIEALQQGYRLGDRLSGFGSNLYVYKVRAKNSNIQKGKSGGYRIIYLLESETSILLLTIYSKSEQEDMTTEQIQTILEELYESE; encoded by the coding sequence CGAATAATCCTGAAGTCGTCAATATTGATTTAACGCCTGAATATCGCAATAACCTCAAAAAACTAGCGAAGAAATATCGCAATATTCGTTCTGATACTCAGGTAGTCATTGAGGCATTACAACAAGGCTATCGATTAGGCGATCGGCTTTCTGGTTTTGGATCTAACCTTTATGTTTACAAGGTTAGAGCCAAAAATAGTAATATCCAGAAAGGAAAAAGTGGCGGCTATCGCATTATTTATTTGCTCGAATCAGAAACCAGTATTTTGTTGTTGACGATTTATAGCAAATCTGAGCAAGAAGATATGACAACGGAGCAAATTCAAACGATTTTAGAGGAGCTGTATGAATCAGAATGA
- the glmS gene encoding glutamine--fructose-6-phosphate transaminase (isomerizing) — protein MCGIVGYIGTQAANEVLLAGLEKLEYRGYDSAGVATIWDGKLNCVRAKGKLHNLREKIQGIDNPAQIGIGHTRWATHGKPEEYNAHPHTDNHGKVAVVQNGIIENYRELREELKGRGHEFRSDTDTEVIPHLIAELMAEPMVDAPGFMPLISQFFEAVRKAVNKLEGAFAIAVICADYPDELIVARQQAPLVVGFGQGEFFCASDTPAIVPYTRAVLSLENEEMARLTPLGVEVYNFAGDRLKKTPRLLNLNPVLVEKQGFRHFMHKEIYEQPAVVRTCLEAYFNREWQPGDNQVAPINLGINPELYQDLQQIEILACGTSWHAGLVGKYLLEQLAGIPTSVNYASEYRYAPAPLRPYTLAVGISQSGETADTLAALAMENQRRTGLSAAYKARLLGITNRPESSLGNLVPDIINTHAGIEIGVAATKTFVAQLMAFYSLALDLAYQRKTLPEARIEEIIQGLRQLPAQIEQVLSSQEGSIEELAHEFAETQDFIFLGRGINFPIALEGALKLKEISYIHAEGYPAGEMKHGPIALLDAKVPVVAIAMPGTVYEKVISNAQEAKARDARLIGVTPQNGFDAAEIFNNVLQVPVVDELLSPILAVIPLQLLAYHIAARRGLDVDQPRNLAKSVTVE, from the coding sequence ATGTGCGGAATTGTTGGCTATATTGGCACTCAAGCGGCGAACGAAGTTTTACTCGCCGGATTGGAAAAACTAGAATATCGCGGTTACGATTCAGCAGGGGTGGCCACGATTTGGGACGGTAAACTCAATTGTGTCCGGGCAAAAGGCAAACTCCACAACCTGCGAGAAAAAATCCAAGGCATTGACAATCCCGCTCAAATCGGTATCGGACATACCCGTTGGGCGACTCACGGTAAACCGGAGGAATACAACGCCCATCCCCATACAGACAACCACGGAAAAGTTGCGGTGGTTCAAAATGGGATTATTGAAAATTATCGGGAGTTGCGCGAGGAACTCAAGGGTAGAGGTCATGAATTTCGGTCCGATACGGATACAGAGGTCATCCCCCATTTAATTGCCGAGTTGATGGCGGAACCGATGGTGGATGCACCGGGGTTTATGCCGTTAATCTCCCAGTTTTTCGAGGCGGTACGCAAGGCGGTGAATAAGTTAGAGGGGGCATTTGCGATCGCCGTGATTTGTGCGGACTACCCCGATGAACTGATTGTCGCCCGACAGCAGGCCCCTTTAGTGGTGGGATTTGGCCAGGGGGAATTTTTCTGTGCCTCGGATACTCCGGCGATCGTGCCCTATACCCGGGCGGTTTTGTCCTTGGAAAATGAAGAAATGGCCCGGTTGACGCCGTTAGGGGTCGAGGTTTATAACTTTGCAGGCGATCGGCTCAAAAAAACCCCCCGCCTCCTCAACCTCAACCCAGTCTTGGTGGAAAAACAAGGATTCCGCCACTTCATGCATAAGGAGATCTACGAACAACCGGCAGTAGTCCGCACCTGTTTGGAAGCCTATTTTAACCGGGAGTGGCAACCGGGGGATAATCAAGTTGCGCCAATCAATTTGGGGATTAATCCGGAACTGTACCAGGATTTGCAACAGATTGAAATCCTCGCCTGTGGCACCAGTTGGCACGCCGGGTTAGTCGGGAAATACCTCCTAGAACAGTTGGCGGGAATTCCCACCTCGGTCAACTATGCCTCAGAATATCGCTACGCACCGGCACCATTGCGACCCTATACCCTGGCAGTCGGCATCAGTCAGTCCGGGGAAACGGCGGATACTCTGGCGGCCCTAGCCATGGAAAACCAGCGCCGAACGGGACTGTCTGCTGCTTATAAAGCGCGCCTGTTGGGGATTACGAATCGTCCTGAGTCTTCCTTGGGGAATCTCGTCCCGGACATTATTAATACCCATGCTGGAATTGAAATCGGGGTGGCGGCAACGAAGACGTTTGTCGCTCAGTTGATGGCATTTTATAGTTTAGCCTTAGACTTGGCCTATCAACGCAAAACCCTCCCGGAAGCGCGAATCGAGGAGATTATCCAGGGGTTGCGCCAACTTCCGGCACAAATCGAACAGGTGCTGAGTTCTCAAGAGGGTAGTATTGAGGAGTTGGCCCATGAATTTGCCGAGACTCAGGATTTTATCTTCTTAGGACGGGGGATTAATTTCCCGATCGCCTTAGAGGGGGCGTTGAAACTGAAGGAAATCAGCTATATCCATGCGGAAGGATATCCAGCAGGGGAGATGAAACATGGACCGATCGCCCTGTTGGATGCGAAAGTCCCGGTAGTGGCGATCGCCATGCCGGGAACCGTGTACGAGAAAGTGATTTCCAACGCCCAAGAAGCAAAAGCGCGGGATGCCCGACTGATTGGGGTCACCCCGCAAAATGGGTTTGATGCAGCGGAGATTTTTAACAATGTCTTACAAGTGCCCGTTGTAGATGAGTTACTCTCACCGATTTTAGCCGTCATCCCGTTACAGTTACTCGCCTATCACATTGCAGCGCGACGCGGTTTAGACGTGGATCAACCGCGTAATTTAGCCAAGTCAGTGACAGTGGAGTAA